From one Parambassis ranga chromosome 5, fParRan2.1, whole genome shotgun sequence genomic stretch:
- the LOC114436484 gene encoding leucine-rich repeat-containing protein 3-like, with translation MCTGWCEERCASITGERRSAAKGVDLHSWLCMLLLFSTLWGQVSPECPDSCHCAWDTATVLCSDAGLREIPEGIPPETVSLHLERNYIRNIPESAFSNLIHLRDLYLSHNRIDSLASGALRHLGPELRLLDLSHNQLRQASREEFGSTRAKTRLYHNPWHCDCALQELMESLNLEPETVNGIICESSVRGVGEGSRWEDPGSQGEHAGQPLVKLLDSGVNFCSLQRKTTDVAMLVTMFVWFFMVIVYVVYYVRQNQAEARRHLEYLKSLPSPRKTPTETDTLSTGF, from the coding sequence ATGTGCACAGGCTGGTGTGAGGAGAGATGTGCCAGCATCACTGGAGAAAGACGGAGTGCTGCTAAAGGAGTGGATCTTCATTCATGGCTGTGCATGCTGCTCCTGTTTTCCACCCTGTGGGGACAGGTGTCCCCGGAGTGCCCAGACAGCTGCCACTGTGCCTGGGACACAGCCACGGTGCTGTGTTCAGACGCCGGGCTGCGAGAGATCCCAGAAGGGATCCCACCAGAAACTGTATCCCTCCACCTGGAACGCAACTACATCCGGAACATCCCAGAGAGTGCCTTCAGCAACCTCATCCACCTGCGGGACCTGTACCTGTCCCACAACCGGATCGACTCGCTCGCCTCCGGTGCCCTGCGACATCTGGGGCCCGAGCTGCGCCTGCTGGACCTCTCACATAACCAGCTGAGGCAGGCAAGCAGGGAGGAGTTTGGCTCAACTCGTGCAAAGACCCGTCTCTACCACAACCCCTGGCACTGCGACTGCGCCCTCCAGGAGCTGATGGAGAGTCTGAACCTGGAGCCCGAGACGGTGAACGGGATCATCTGTGAGAGCTCTGTGAGGGGGGTGGGCGAGGGGAGCAGGTGGGAGGACCCAGGGTCACAGGGCGAGCACGCGGGCCAACCGCTGGTCAAACTTTTGGATTCTGGGGTGAatttctgcagcctgcagaggaagACCACTGACGTGGCCATGCTGGTCACCATGTTCGTGTGGTTCTTTATGGTCATCGTGTACGTGGTGTACTACGTGAGGCAGAACCAAGCCGAGGCACGCAGGCATTTGGAGTACCTGAAGAGTTTACCCAGCCCACGCAAGACCCCCACTGAGACAGACACTCTGAGCACTGGATTCTGA